From Brucella anthropi ATCC 49188:
CCGCCAAGTGTGGAAGAGATCGCCATGGCAACCCCGGCAGTTGCGGATTTTGGCAGAAAAGAAATCAGCACTTCATTGGAGAGATTGGCCCATTTGCCCATCACCACAATGGAAAGAACCGCAAAGAAGGAGCCGACGACCAGCGCTGCTCCCATTGGGATCAGCGCTTGCCGCACCTGATGCCATTGGCGGAATAGAGGCACGGCGATGGCTACTGTGGCTGGACCGAGCAGGAAGTGGATAAACTGGGCTCCTTCAAAGAATCGTCCATAGGGAACATCAAAAATCACAAGCAGACTGGAAAGCAGCACGATGGAAATCAGTACAGGATTGGCCAATGGATGGCGCTTCAGTCGAACGGAAATATGCGTCGCCACGATCCATGCGCATAATGTGAGAGTGAGCCACAGCAAAGGTGATGCTGAAAGGTAAACCCATAGTTCCAGTGGATGTTTCATGACGCTACCTCCGCCCCATGAAGCGTTGCACAAGAATGAAGGTCCAGACCGTCACCGCCAATGTGAGAATTGCCGAGATCACCACAATAGCCAGAATTGCCGTGGCTTGCCCCTGAATCTGGCTCCACATAGCCACCACTCCGACCCCCGCCGGGACAAAAAGCAGGCCGAGATTACCGAGAAAACCATCGGCCGCCGTTTCTGCTTCGGCAAAGATACCCCAGTCGAATATCTTGCACAGTTGCATGGCAACGAACAGAAGCACGAGCCCCACAACGGGGCCCGGTATAGGAAGCCCGCTCGTGAAGATAAAGCTTTCGCCAAGCAGCTGAAACAACAATAGCAGCGCTATACCCTTGATCATGAAGGCTTCATCTCCGGTTCAAATCTCAAGAGCCAAGGTAACCGACCGGCCATCCTACCGTCTATACGGTCGGCAGTGATAGTGTTTCTGATTTGCAAGAACATATGCTCGCCGAGCCGGCCCCGGAGCTTTGCTCCCGGCACAGGCACGTCCAAGGTCGGCGGCGTGCAGCACCACAGTCCAACCGGAAATTCAATATACGGGGTGCCGCCCGAGGCGTTTCTACCGAAGGATCATTGCGCGCGGCGCACGGTTTCCGATGGGAGATAGCCGAAGCGCTGTCGGTAATCCGCTGAAAACAAGCCCATATGATTGAAAGCCCAGGCCATGGCGATACGCGTGATATCCCCCGGCCCGGCGTGGCCGCGGACAAGCTCTGCATGCACCTTGTCCAGCCGCATGTTCTTGAACACGCCGAGCGGCGTGTTGCCCCGGACACTGCGAAATGTGCGGTGCAAGGTACGTGCACTGGTGCCCGTTGCATCGACAAGCTCCTGCAAGGTCAGCTGCTTGTCGAGATTGTCGAGCATGAATTTTTCAGCACGCTGGACATAGCTTGGAACCGCACTCGTCAGCGGCCTTGCGCGCGGCTGCGTGTCGAGCGCCGCCGCAAGCGATGCCATCAGGCTGTCTTCGAGCCGCTCCGACAGACCGCCATGGAAGAATGCTTCCTTATCCTTCTCGATCTCGTTTATGACGAAATGCGCCAGCTGATAGAAGGCATGACCCACTAGAGTATCGAAGGATACGACGCGCTTGTTATGGGTAAACTGTTCGATGAATTCCTTGCCCCCCAGAATATCGATCTGGGTATCGTTCAGGCTGAAGATCAGCATGCGCGTGGAAGGGTGAAATTCGAGATCAATCGCCGAATGCGCGTCGACCAGCTGGGCATTCATGCCGGACTGATACAACAACTCGTCACCGCGCCGGTCGCGCGAGACGAAGATGCCCTGCAACGGAACCTGCAACAAAGTCATGTCGTTATGCGCTTCAACTTCGATGCGGGCATGGCCGCCAATGCGGATCGCAGTCAGGCCGAAGGGACGCATGCGCCCATGTGAAACTTCCGTCCGGTAGGTCCGGCTGGATTTCTTCGAGATGCGGCAAGGCCTGAGGAGACCCGACATGGTGTCCTGGAACGAATCGATGGACGGCGAAAGCCTGTGCATATAGCTCGTAGTCGGCATCACGATATTCCCCGTATCTCATTTAGAGAGCATTTTATTTTAAGATTAAAGTATCACGCTGGAGCGAGAGCGCAAGCGCCACGAAAATTTTGCACGAAAGCGCGTTTCTGGCGGTTTCCTGTTAGGAATGGCGTTTTGGTGATAGACAGCATTGTTCCCGCTTTTATCGTTGGTCCCAGGCGCCAAAGAGCAGCCACGAAAAAGGGAACCGCGAATGAAAGCGATTATCGTCGGAGGGGGCATCGGTGGCCTCACGATGGCATTGATGCTGCACGCACGAGGCATTGACTGCCAGATTTTCGAAGCAGCACCGGAAGTCCGTGAACTGGGCGTTGGTATCAATGTCCTTCCGCACGCCATCCGCGAACTGGCTGAAATCGGCCTTCTGCCCGCGCTGGACGCCACCGGCATCCGCACCCGAGAGCTGATTTACGCTACACGGCAGGGCCAGGAAATATGGCGCGAGCCCCGCGGCGTCGATGCAGGCTATGATGTGCCCCAGTTCTCAATCCATCGCGGCTATTTGCAGAAACTGCTTTATAATGCCGTCATCGAACGGCTTGGACCGGATGCCGTCATCGCGAACCAGCGCTGCGTGGGCTACACCCAGAACGAGGGTTCTGCCACGGTTCATTTTGCCGAAGGTTCAAAAATTACCTCGGCAACTGCCGACATCATTATCGGCGCGGACGGTATTCATTCCGTCATTCGACATCAGATGTTCCCGAACGAAGCCGGTCTCAAATGGAACGGCGTCATGATGTGGCGCGGCGCTGTTGAAAGCGATCCGTTCCTTGACGGTCGCACCATGATCGTGGCTGGCGGCTTTACGTATAAGCTGGTGCTTTACCCGATAGCCAAGGGCACCACGCCCGGCAAGATTCTCAACAACTGGGTCGTCACCTATCGTCCCGGCGCCGACGGATCGCCTGCGCCGAAGCGCGAGGACTGGAGCCGTCGCGGCACGCATGAAGAGCTGATGCCCCATGTCGAAAAATTCGGCATCAATGTCGTGGACCTTGCCGCTTTGGTGCGCGCAACCGATACATTCTTCGAATATCCGATGTGCGACCGCGACCCCGCCCGCTGGTGGACGGATGGCCGCGTGGCGCTGATCGGCGATGCCGCCCATCCGATGTATCCGGTGGGGTCGAACGGCGCGAGCCAGGCGATCATCGACGCACGCACGCTTGCCGACCACCTTGCCGCTGCGGAGCACGGTCGCGCGGCGCTGGCGGCCTATCAGGCAATCCGGCTGCCCGCGACGGCGGAAATCGTCCGGCTCAACCGGCTGGGCGGCCCGGAAGGCGTCATCGATGAGGTTGAACGCCGCGCTCCATCCGGTGTTGCCGATCTGGACGGCGTCATCAGCTTTGCCGAGCGCGAGGCAATCGTTCGCGGCTATGCCGCAAAGGCTGGCTTTTCAACACAGCAAGTCAATCGGGGAGTGTCTCGGGCCTCTGCCTGAAACCTGCGTCTGAATATTTTTTAACGCGCATCTTTTCCGAAAACCGTTTCACACTTTTCGGGGTGCGCTCTAATGAAAGGGAATTAGAGTGACTGTTCTTCAAGCTGGCGTGACCAAATCCGGTTCCTCCGTGGACGGTGTTGTCTGGCATATTCTCGGTCAGACCTATGTGCCCAAGCATGTCTGCGAAAGCTCCATGTCCTGGCACGCAACCTTCCCTCCCGGCACTTTCGTTCCGCCACATATCCACACCACGCAGGAAGAATTCATCTACGTGCTGGAAGGACGCTTCGACCTGCTTCTCGACGGCAAGGAAGCCGTTGCCGAAGCTGGCGATCTCGTCTGCCTGCCACGCAACGTGTCGCACGGTATTTTCAACAAGACCGAGCAGCCAGTGAAGTGCGTTTTCTGGGTTTCGCCGACTGCAAAACTTTGGGATCTGTTCGTTCGCATCGACAATGTCGGTGATCCTGCTGAAATAGTTCGCATTGCACCGGCACACGAGGTTGAATTTTTGCCCGCTCCAGCAGAATAATGCATCCGCCCGGCAGAAGTATGGGAGTACATCTGCCGGGTATCAGAGCATTTCCAGCAAAAGTGTGAAGCGGTTTTGCACCGGATAATGCGAAAGAAAAATAAGACAAAGCAGAACGCTGCAATCGAGGTGGAACAATGAAAATTTCGACGAAAGCGGCCTTCGCGCTGCTCGCCGCAACCATGTTGAACGGAACCGCGCAGGCCGAAGAAGGCAAGATCAAGATCGGTTTGATCTATACGCTGAGCGGGCCAGCGGCCTTGCTGGGCGAACAATCCCGCGACGGTTTTCTGCTTGCCATGGACAAGCTGGGCAACAAGCTCGGCGGCCTCGATGCTGAAATCATCATTCAGGACGATGAGCAGAAGCCGGATATCGGCGTCAACAAGGTCCAGCAGATGATCCAGCGCGACAAAGTGGATTTTGTCGTAGGCCCCATCTTCTCCAATGTCCTGAACGCTATCGTCAAACCAGCGACCGATTCCGGCACGTTTCTGATCTCGACCAATGCAGGCACGTCCAATCTGGCCGGCAAGGATTGCAACCCCAATCTGTTCGTCACCTCCTATCAGAACGACCAGATGCATGAAGTTTCCGGCAAATATGCCGAAAAGCAGAACTACCAGCGCGTCGTGCTGATCGCCCCGAATTATCAGGCTGGCAAGGACGCTCTGGCCGGTTTCAAGCATTCCTACAAGAACGAAGTCGCGCAGGAAATCTATGTGCCGCTTGGCCAGCTCGACTATTCGGCAGAACTCGCCCAGATCGCAGCCGAACAGCCTGACGCGGTCTATGCTTTCCTGCCCGGCGGCATGGGCGTAAATTTCGTCAAACAGTATCGTCAGGCCGGTCTTGAAGGCACCCCGTTCCTTTCGGCATTCACCGTGGATGAGACCACCCTGCCCGCGCAGCAGGATGCGGCAGTTGGCTTCTTCGCCGGTTCGAACTGGGCGCCGGATCTTGATTCCGCACCAGCCAAGGAATTTGCCGCCGCCTATGAAGCCAAATTCAAGCGCATTCCGGCGACTTTTGCGGTGCAGGCTTATGACGCCGCCATGCTGATCGATGCGGCCGTCAAGCAGGTCAACGGCAATATTGCCGACAAGGATGCCTTGCGGGCCGCCATGAAAGACGCGAAATTCACCTCGCCGCGCGGTGAATTCAGCTTTGGCGACAACCACTTTCCGATCCAGAATTTCTACCTGACCAAAGTCGTCAAGCGTGACGACGGCCAGTTCGCCACGTCCTACGTTGAAACGGTCTTCAACGATTACAAGGATAATTACGCAGCTGAATGCAAGATGTAACCCGGTGGAAGGCGGGTGCTCCGATGAGCCCAGTCCTCTCAATTTCCAAGTCTGAAACAGTTCACGCCAGTTTGTCTGGCGTGAAACGGACTTCAGTACAACGAGTTCCGGACGTCCCCCATGCTCAATCTTTTTCTGCTGCAGTCCCTTAACGGGATTCAGTTTGGCATTTTGCTCTTTCTCGTCGCAGCCGGTTTGACACTGATCTTCGGCGTCATGGACCTCATCAACCTGGCGCATGGCGTTCTTTATATGGTCGGCGCCTATCTGACTGCGACTTTCACTGCCATGACAGGCAGCTTCTTTTACGGCATCCTGATCGCCCTGCCCGTCACCCTTGTCATCGGCATTGTGTTGGAAGTGCTGGTCTTTCGACGATTATACGAACGCAGCCATCTCGATCAGGTTCTGGCTACATTCGGGTTGATCCTGATAGTGAACGAACTCGTGAAGATCATCTGGGGCGCGGCTCCGCTCAGCGTGCCGATGCCGGATTCCCTATCCGGTTCCATCCAGCTCTTTGGCAACCTGCGCTATCCCGTCTATCGCCTGCTGATCATCGCCGCTGGCCTCGCCACGGCGGCAGGTCTTTATGTCCTCGTCAATCACACGCGCATCGGCATGTTGCTGCGTGCCGGAGCGACCAATGGCGACATGGTTTCGGCTCTCGGCATCAATATACGCCGCCTGTTCATGGTGGTCTTCGGACTTGGCGCGATGCTTGCAGGCTTTGCCGGTGGCATGATCTCCCCCATTCTCTCCGTTGATCCAGGCATGGGCGATTCCATCCTGATCCTCACATTCGTCGTCATCGTGATCGGCGGCGTCGGTTCCGTGCGCGGTGCTTTCGTTGCGGCCATCACCGTTGGCCTCGTCGATACGCTTGGCCGCACCTTCGGGCCGATGCTGCTCCGCAACCTGCTCGATCCGGCCGCTGCCTCCCAGATGGGCCGCACGCTGGTGCCGATGCTCACCTATATTCTTATGGCAGCCGTGCTCTATTTCCGTCCGACAGGTCTCTTCCCGGCGCAGGGAGGAACCCGATGAGCGAGATTACCCATAACAGCACCCGCGATACCGCCATGCCGGAAACGGCAAAGAGCCGAACCTCGCCTTTGCTGGATGCGGGCCCGTGGCTGGTCTTCGCCGCCTTTGCAATCGTTCCGCTTCTCGCATCCGTATTGAACGACAGCTTTCTTCTCGTGATCGTGACACGCATCATGATCTTCGCGCTAGCCGCGCTTTCGCTCAATTTCATCATGGGTTACGGCGCGCTCGTGTCCTTTGGTCATGCCGCCTATATCGGGATCGGCGCTTATGCAGTCGGCATCCTGTCCAGCTATGGCATCGACGATCTGATCCTCCAGCTGGTTGCGGCCATCGTTGTTGCGGCGTTCTTCGCCCTCGTCACCGGCTATATCTCGCTGAGAACCAGCGGCGTCTATTTCATCATGATCACGCTGGCCTTCGGGCAGATGGCCTTCTTCTTCATGGTTTCCCTGTCAGCCTTTGGCGGCGACGATGGAATGACGCTGTCCACCCGCTCGACGCTGTTCGGCAATATGCTGCTTTCCAGCAATCTGGTGTTGTTCTACTTCGTGCTGGCGGTTCTGATGGGCGCATTTTTCATCTTCCGCATGCTGGTGCATTCACGGTTCGGTCGTGTGCTGCGCGGAACGCGGGACAATCCGGTACGCATGCGCGCCATCGGTTTCTCGCCCTTCTCGTTTCAGCTCACCGCCTATGTCATCGCCGGTGTGGCAGCGGCCATTGCCGGTGTTCTGCTCGCCAACCAGATCCAGTTCGTTTCGCCTGCCTTCATGAGCTGGCAGCGTTCTGGCGAACTGATCGTCATGGTCGTGCTGGGTGGAATGGGCACGCTGATCGGCCCGGTCCTCGGCGCAACCGCCTTCATCGTGCTGGAAGAGGTGCTGGCGCATTTCTCAGAGCACTGGAAACTCGGCCTTGGTCTTTTCCTTGTTCTCGTCGTGCTTTTCAGTCGCGACGGTATCGGCGGGCTGCTCCGCAAGCTGCGTGGAGGTTCCGATGTCGGATGAACTGCTTCAGGTGCGAGACCTGCACAAAAGCTTTGGCGCGCTCAAGGTCACAGACGGTGTGAACCTCACCGTCAAACGCGGTGAAATTCATGCGCTGATCGGCCCAAATGGCGCCGGAAAGACGACATTGATCCACCAGCTTTCGGGCAATCTCAAAAGCGACCGCGGTTCGGTCATCTTCGATGGCCGTGACATTTCCGGTCTGCCTATGCCCAATCGTGTCCATCTCGGCCTTGCACGTTCGTTTCAGATCACCTCTGTTCTTGAAGGTTTCAGCGTGCTTGAAAATGTTGCGCTTGCCGTTCAGGCACGATCCGGTTCGAGCTTCCGCTTTTTTCAGGCGGCAAACAAGGAGGTCCAGATCAACGAACAAGCCATGACAGCGCTTGCCCGCGTGCGGCTCGACGACCGCGCCCATCGCCGGGCCGGAGCGCTGTCGCACGGCGAAAAGCGCCAGCTTGAGATTGCCATCGCGCTCGCCACCGAAGCGCAGATGCTGTTGCTTGATGAGCCACTGGCTGGCACCAGCCATGAAGAATCCGTAGTGCTGGTCGAGCTGATGCGCGCATTACGTCAGACGCATACGCTGGTTCTGATCGAGCATGACATGGATGCCGTTTTCTCGCTGGCGGATCAGGTGAGCGTCCTCGTCTACGGATGCGTCATCGCGTCCGGAACACCCGCTGCCGTACGCTCTGATCCGGACGTGCGCGCCGCCTATCTCGGCGAAGAGGAGGCCGCGTGATGCTGAAGGTCGAAGGACTCCAGAACGCCTATGGCCAGTCTCGCATTCTCTTCGGCATCGACTTTGAAGTCAGTGCAGGAGAAGTCGTCACGATCCTCGGCAGAAACGGCATGGGGAAAACGACGACCATCAAGTCGATCTTCGGCTTGCTGCCGCCCAAGGGCGGCAAGGTGTTCGTCAATGGCCATGACGTTACCGGCAAACCGCCCTACGCAATTGCCCGCGAGGGGCTTGGTCTCGTCCCGGAAGGACGGCAGATATTCCCGACGCTCAGTGTCGAAGAGAACCTGCTGGCCACCCGGCGTTCGGAAGCGCGTTCATCCAAATGGACGCTGGAAAGCATCTATCGGATGTTCCCACGCCTGAAGGAGCGGCGGCGCAACATGGGCAACCAGCTTTCCGGCGGTGAGCAGCAGATGCTGGCGGTTGGTCGCGCCCTGATGACCAATCCGAAAATGGTCGTGCTGGATGAGGCGACGGAAGGCCTGTCGCCGCTCATGCGCGAAGAGATCTGGTCCTGCCTGCGCAACATCAAGGATGAAGGCGAGGCAATCCTTGTCATCGACAAGAATGTCGATGCGCTGGCGCGCTTCGCAGACCGTCATGTGGTCATCGAAAAGGGCCGTGTGGTGTGGAGCGGCGACAACGCCGCCCTTTTGACCACCCCGGACATCAAAGAACGTTACTTGCACGTTTGACCCAGCAGTCGAACGCAAACTGGCATTGACAGGAGACGAGCATGCACCCCAGCGCTCATGTGGACACATTCGTTCTGGATAATCTCCCGGCTGCGGAATTTCTACCGGATATCATCAACCTCGACGCACTCGGCTACCCGGAACAGCTCAACGCCACCTACGAACTGGTGGATGCACATCTTGCAAACGGCAAAGGCGACCGCATTGCACTGCAGGCGCCGGGCGTACGCTGGACCTATAGCGATCTCGCCGCAATGATCAACAAGATCGCCAATGTGCTGACCGACAAGCTCGGCATGAAAACAGGCAATCGCGTGATGATCCGCTCGGGCAATAACCCGACCAAGATTGCGCTCTATATGGCGATCATCAAGGCGGGCGGCGTTGTGGTCGCGACCATGCCACTCCTGCGCGCCCGTGAACTGGTCCAGATCATCGACAAGGCCGAAATCAGCATTGCATTTTGCGATCACGCGCTGATCGGCGAGATGCAGAATGCCGTGGCACAGACCGATTTCATCAAAACTCTGGTGACCTGGGAGGGCAATGCTGGCGGGGAACTTGGCGCATTGCTGGCCGGTGCATCCAGCGATTTCGATGCGGTCGCAACACGGGCCGACGATCCATGCCTGCTGGGCTTTACATCCGGCACCACCGGCTTGCCGAAAGCGACGATCCATTTCCACCGCGACCTGCTGATTGTCTGCGACTGCTATGCACATCATATATTGAACGCGACCGAAGATGACATTTTCATCGGCTCGCCGCCGCTGGCGTTCACGTTCGGTCTTGGCGGGCTGGTCCTGTTTCCCTTCAGGATCGGCGCTTCCACGGTGCTGCCAGCAAAGACAGCACCGCACGATCTGGCCGTGGCTATCGGAGAATATAAACCGACTGTCTGTTTCACCGCGCCGACGGCTTACCGAGCCATGCTTTCCAAGATCGATCAGTACGATCTTTCTTCCCTGCGCAAATGTGTTTCAGCTGGTGAAGCCCTGCCGCTCCCTACTTTCGAAGCGTGGAAGCGCGCGACCGGGCTTTCGCTGGCCGACGGCATCGGCGCGACGGAAATGCTGCATATCTTCATCTCCGCGCCGGAAGACGACATCAGACCCGGAGCGACTGGTAAACCCATCCCCGGTTATGAAGCACGTGTCATCGATGACAATGGGCAGGAATGCCCGCCCGGCACCCCCGGACGACTTGCCGTTCGCGGACCGCTCGGCTGCAAATATCTGGCCGACGCGCGCCAGACCAAATATGTCGAGAACGGCTGGAATATCACCGGCGACACCTATGTCATGGATGCGGACGGCTATTTCTGGTATCAGGCCCGCAACGACGACATGATCGTTTCCGCTGGATACAACATCGCCGGACCGGAGGTCGAAGCCAGCTTGCTTGCCCATCCCGCCGTGGCGGAATGTGGCGTGGTGGCTGCTCCAGATGAGGAACGAGGCTGCATTGTCAAAGCCTATGTCGTGCTGAACGAAGGATATCATGGCGACACGAACTTGCAGGAAACACTGCAAAGCCACGTCAAAAGCGAACTCGCGCCTTATAAATACCCCCGCGTGATATGCTGGGTTTCAAGCCTGCCCAAAACAGAATCCGGAAAATTGCAGCGATCCGCCCTGCGCGCGCAGGCGGCAACCGAAGCCCGCGCCTGACGTGCGGCTTCAAGCATGAAATACGCAGGAGACTTCTGTGCTGCACGACTACGATACCGCTTACGACAATATGAAGGCCATCAGCGATTCCGCCACCTATCCGCCGCGCTGGACGGAACTGGCATCCGGCTTTCGCGAGAAGATGCGCGATCAGGGTCGCTTGATCCCTGACATCGCCTATGCCGACGGCGCGCGGAACCATTATGACCTCTTCCTGCCGGAAGGTACGGCCAAGGGCACACTTGTTTATGTCCATGGCGGCTATTGGAAGGGACTGGACAAAAGCTTCTGGTCGCATCTGGCGCAAGGCGCGCTTGCGCGCGGCTATCGCGTGGCCATGCCAAGCTATACGCTGTGCCCCGAAGCGCGCATTTCCGGTATCACACGGGAAATAGGGCGCTTCCTCGACCATCTGGCGCAGGAAGTGGACGGTGATATCGCCTTGACCGGCCATTCCGCCGGGGGGCATCTGGTCAGCCGCATGGCGTGCGAAAATGCGCCCATTGCCGCCGCAACGGCGGAACGGATAAAGCGTGTTCTTTCTATCAGCGGGCTGCACGATTTACGCCCGCTTCTCAAAACCGCGATGAACAATATTTTCTCTATGGACGAGGCTGAAGCTGTCGCGGAGAGCGCGGCACTCCAGCGCCCGCGTATAGATATTGCCGTTCATTGCTGCGTCGGCGGCGATGAGCTGATGGAGTTCAGACGACAAAATGCGCTGCTGGCAAACATCTGGTACGGGTTGGGGATAGAAACCAGCGCTTGGGAAATCGACGGCACCCATCATTGCAATGTGATCGATACGCTGTGCGATCCCAAAAACCGCGCCGTTAAATTCCTCTGCCCTTAGTAACGCGGAAAGCGTTTTCAGAAATGCTCTATGGGAAGGCCGCGCCGTTCCTGTCCCGACAGGACAAATCCGACCGGCTCGGCTTTCCTCCCACCGCTCATGCGGTTGATCAGAACGGCCACTTCGGTTCTGTTACGAACACCGAAACGCTTGATCAGGTCGTCGACATAATCCTTCACCGTATGGGGCGAAAGCTCCAGATGTCGCGCAATCTGCTTGTTGGTATTGCCAGCTGCAAGCAACCGGGCGACCGTCGATAGGCGCGGCGACAAGCTGGTCAGATTGGCGTTGGGCGTCTTCGCCGGACGCGCTTCCTGAATGTTGCGCAAGGCAAGCGCCGACGAACGGCACAGCAGCGAAACCTGTTCTTCGAGCTGTGTTGCGTGCATCTCGAAACCGGCGGCATAGATCAGCGCCTGTATGTTGTCGCCGACGTAAACCGGACAGCACAAGTTATCGTTGTAGTTCCATCGATAGAGCAGCGTTCGCATCAGCGGCACATTTCCCGCCGCATTCTGGGGCAATCGCGAGCCCGCAATCGCGCCAGCATTCTGCACCACTGCCGCAATCATCGGATCCGAATCCGCAAGCCCATTCTGATATTCAAGAAGAAAGCCGGTGGGTGTGTTGATGCTGTGAAAAAGGCGCGGCCGATTATTCTCCAGCAAATAAATTCCAAGCGATCGAACCCGCAGGACATTCGCGGCAAAATAATCACAAGCTATTGTAAAATCGTCATAATTACGGCTCTCCGCAACGGAAAGCGCTGCAGATATCCGCTCGTCTGTCGATAATATTTGCCTGGGCATTCTCTCTCCCGAGTTCCCAAGCCCCCCATCTGGGGGGAATGTCCGTTCCCACTCTTATCCGTATCATTCCTGCTTATAACCACTAAATCAAGGGGAACTAACTTGGATACCAGCGTGCACCGGACTCACACGACCGACAACTATTCCGCAGTCCTTCAGGGCTTCAATGATCGCCTTCAAGCGATTCTACCCTTGATTGAAGAAAAGGCGGAAGAGGCAGAGACACTCGGACGGATGCATGACGACGTCGTGGACGCCATGCGCAAGGGGGGCTTCTACACAATGCTGTTTCCCAAGGAAGTCGGCGGCGCGGAATTGCGCCCAATCGATGCCATGAGATTAATGTCCGCGCTTTCCTATGCCCACGCATCATCGGGCTGGTGCACGATGGTCAACAATATGGAAGGCACCACCATGGCGATCTACCTCGACGACGAGGGGATTGCGAATGTCTTCAAGGACGGCGTCGATGTCACCATTGCAGGCAATGGCGTGCCGCGCGGCTTTGCCCGCAAGGTCGATGGCGGCTACATGATCCGCGGCAACTGGGCTTATGGAAGCTCCATCTTCCACGCGGAATGGATTCATTCCGGCTGCTTCCTTCTCGATCCCAAGGACCCGAGCGGAAAGGCACTTCTTAAAGACGAAACCGGCGCACCGCAGATCATCGTCGCACATCACCCGCGCTCGACGATCCAGCTGCTTGGCAACTGGGATGTGCTGGGCCTGCGCGCCACGGGCAGCTTCGACTACACGCTGGCAACCGATGAAGACCTCTTCGTGCCGGATTCAATGACCTATAGTTTCACGCAGTCCGCACCGAAGCGCGGTCAGACACAGGGCCATCTCGGGCTGGCAGGCTACAGCGCCCTCACCCATACAAGCTGGGCCATCGGCGTCGGTCGCCGGATACTCGACGAACTCGCCAAGGTGAT
This genomic window contains:
- a CDS encoding ABC transporter ATP-binding protein, which produces MSDELLQVRDLHKSFGALKVTDGVNLTVKRGEIHALIGPNGAGKTTLIHQLSGNLKSDRGSVIFDGRDISGLPMPNRVHLGLARSFQITSVLEGFSVLENVALAVQARSGSSFRFFQAANKEVQINEQAMTALARVRLDDRAHRRAGALSHGEKRQLEIAIALATEAQMLLLDEPLAGTSHEESVVLVELMRALRQTHTLVLIEHDMDAVFSLADQVSVLVYGCVIASGTPAAVRSDPDVRAAYLGEEEAA
- a CDS encoding ABC transporter ATP-binding protein, with product MLKVEGLQNAYGQSRILFGIDFEVSAGEVVTILGRNGMGKTTTIKSIFGLLPPKGGKVFVNGHDVTGKPPYAIAREGLGLVPEGRQIFPTLSVEENLLATRRSEARSSKWTLESIYRMFPRLKERRRNMGNQLSGGEQQMLAVGRALMTNPKMVVLDEATEGLSPLMREEIWSCLRNIKDEGEAILVIDKNVDALARFADRHVVIEKGRVVWSGDNAALLTTPDIKERYLHV
- a CDS encoding benzoate-CoA ligase family protein, with translation MHPSAHVDTFVLDNLPAAEFLPDIINLDALGYPEQLNATYELVDAHLANGKGDRIALQAPGVRWTYSDLAAMINKIANVLTDKLGMKTGNRVMIRSGNNPTKIALYMAIIKAGGVVVATMPLLRARELVQIIDKAEISIAFCDHALIGEMQNAVAQTDFIKTLVTWEGNAGGELGALLAGASSDFDAVATRADDPCLLGFTSGTTGLPKATIHFHRDLLIVCDCYAHHILNATEDDIFIGSPPLAFTFGLGGLVLFPFRIGASTVLPAKTAPHDLAVAIGEYKPTVCFTAPTAYRAMLSKIDQYDLSSLRKCVSAGEALPLPTFEAWKRATGLSLADGIGATEMLHIFISAPEDDIRPGATGKPIPGYEARVIDDNGQECPPGTPGRLAVRGPLGCKYLADARQTKYVENGWNITGDTYVMDADGYFWYQARNDDMIVSAGYNIAGPEVEASLLAHPAVAECGVVAAPDEERGCIVKAYVVLNEGYHGDTNLQETLQSHVKSELAPYKYPRVICWVSSLPKTESGKLQRSALRAQAATEARA
- a CDS encoding alpha/beta hydrolase, with product MLHDYDTAYDNMKAISDSATYPPRWTELASGFREKMRDQGRLIPDIAYADGARNHYDLFLPEGTAKGTLVYVHGGYWKGLDKSFWSHLAQGALARGYRVAMPSYTLCPEARISGITREIGRFLDHLAQEVDGDIALTGHSAGGHLVSRMACENAPIAAATAERIKRVLSISGLHDLRPLLKTAMNNIFSMDEAEAVAESAALQRPRIDIAVHCCVGGDELMEFRRQNALLANIWYGLGIETSAWEIDGTHHCNVIDTLCDPKNRAVKFLCP
- a CDS encoding response regulator transcription factor; this encodes MIAAVVQNAGAIAGSRLPQNAAGNVPLMRTLLYRWNYNDNLCCPVYVGDNIQALIYAAGFEMHATQLEEQVSLLCRSSALALRNIQEARPAKTPNANLTSLSPRLSTVARLLAAGNTNKQIARHLELSPHTVKDYVDDLIKRFGVRNRTEVAVLINRMSGGRKAEPVGFVLSGQERRGLPIEHF
- a CDS encoding acyl-CoA dehydrogenase family protein, producing MHRTHTTDNYSAVLQGFNDRLQAILPLIEEKAEEAETLGRMHDDVVDAMRKGGFYTMLFPKEVGGAELRPIDAMRLMSALSYAHASSGWCTMVNNMEGTTMAIYLDDEGIANVFKDGVDVTIAGNGVPRGFARKVDGGYMIRGNWAYGSSIFHAEWIHSGCFLLDPKDPSGKALLKDETGAPQIIVAHHPRSTIQLLGNWDVLGLRATGSFDYTLATDEDLFVPDSMTYSFTQSAPKRGQTQGHLGLAGYSALTHTSWAIGVGRRILDELAKVIRQRQDPFGKSADSASLRFQFANAEARYRAARALAMETWEDVSQTTASGGVPSLDQMTMVKLSLRYMHDIVSDVATFAHRAARGASLHNTAMQRFYRDIHSGTQHILLADQIVEECGKGLLGLSGADARWTVFGISEN